A stretch of the Capra hircus breed San Clemente chromosome 10, ASM170441v1, whole genome shotgun sequence genome encodes the following:
- the LOC102189128 gene encoding olfactory receptor 10G3 — MERINSTLLTEFILTGIPYPPQLRTFLFGFFLLIYILTQLGNLLILITVCVDPQLHARPMYIFLGVLSIIDMGISSIIVPRLMMNFTLGLKPIPFGGCIAQLYFYHFLGSTQCFLYTLMAYDRYLAICRPLRYPMLMNVKLSTLLVAGAWVAGSLHGALQAILTFRLPYCGPNQVDYFFCDIPAVLRLACADTSVNELVTFVDIGVVVASCFSLILLSYIQIVQAILRIRTADGRRRAFSTCGAHVTIVTVYYVPCAFIYLRPETGSPLDGAAALFPTAITPFLNPLIYTLRNQEVKLALKRLIGGPGTKTEV, encoded by the coding sequence ATGGAAAGAATCAATAGCACATTGTTGACTGAGTTCATTCTGACAGGAATTCCCTACCCACCTCAGCTAAGGACGTTTCTCTTTGGGTTCTTCCTGCTGATCTACATCCTGACTCAGCTGGGAAACCTGCTCATTCTAATCACTGTCTGTGTAGACCCGCAGCTCCATGCCCGTCCCATGTACATCTTTCTTGGTGTTCTCTCCATCATTGACATGGGCATCTCCTCTATCATTGTCCCTCGCCTCATGATGAACTTCACTTTAGGCCTCAAACCTATCCCCTTTGGTGGCTGCATCGCCCAACTCTATTTCTATCACTTTCTGGGCTCCACCCAGTGCTTCCTCTACACCTTGATGGCCTACGATCGGTATCTGGCAATATGCCGGCCCCTGCGCTACCCCATGCTCATGAATGTGAAGCTGAGTACCTTGCTTGTGGCTGGAGCTTGGGTGGCAGGATCCTtgcatggggctctccaggccatCCTAACCTTCCGTCTGCCCTACTGTGGGCCCAACCAGGTAGACTACTTCTTCTGTGACATCCCTGCAGTTCTGAGACTGGCCTGTGCTGATACATCAGTCAATGAGCTTGTGACCTTTGTGGACATTGGGGTGGTAGTTGCCAGTTGCTTCTCGCTGATCCTCCTCTCCTACATACAGATCGTTCAGGCCATCCTGAGAATCCGTACAGCTGATGGGCGGCGCCGCGCCTTTTCAACCTGTGGAGCCCATGTAACCATAGTAACTGTGTACTATGTACCCTGTGCCTTCATCTACCTGAGGCCTGAAACCGGCAGCCCCCTGGATGGGGCAGCTGCCCTCTTCCCCACAGCCATCACTCCTTTCCTCAACCCCCTCATCTACACTCTGCGGAACCAAGAGGTGAAGCTGGCCCTGAAGAGACTAATAGGCGGCCCAGGGACTAAGACTGAGGTTTGA
- the LOC102173092 gene encoding olfactory receptor 10G2, which translates to MGKTSNTSLDTVVTDFILLGLSHPPRLRILLFLVFFIIYILTQLGNLLILLTVWADPKLHTRPMYILLGVLSFLDMWLSSVIVPRLILDFTPASKRIPFGGCVAQLYFFHFLGSTQCFLYTLMAYDRYLAICQPLHYPMLMNGRLCTILVAGAWVAGSIHGSIQATLTFRLPYCGPNKVDYFICDIPAVLRLACADTTVNERVTFVDIGVVAASCFMLILLSYANIVHAILQIHTADGRRRAFSTCGSHLTVVTVYYVPCTFIYLRAGSKSPLDGAVAVFYTVVTPFLNPLIYTLRNQEVKSALKRLASGRGAGSENK; encoded by the coding sequence ATGGGAAAGACCAGCAACACATCCCTGGACACTGTGGTCACAGATTTCATTCTCCTGGGCTTATCTCACCCCCCGAGGCTGAGGATTCTCCTCTTCTTGGTCTTCTTCATCATTTACATCCTGACTCAGCTGGGCAACCTCCTCATTTTGCTCACTGTGTGGGCTGACCCAAAGCTCCACACTCGCCCCATGTACATCCTCCTGGGCGTGCTCTCATTCCTGGACATGTGGCTCTCCTCCGTCATCGTTCCTCGGCTAATACTGGATTTTACTCCCGCCAGCAAGAGAATCCCGTTTGGGGGCTGTGTGGCTCAactgtatttctttcatttcctggGCAGCACTCAGTGCTTCCTCTACACCTTGATGGCCTATGACAGGTACCTGGCAATATGCCAGCCCCTGCACTACCCCATGCTCATGAATGGGAGGTTATGCACCATCCTTGTGGCTGGAGCTTGGGTGGCTGGCTCCATTCATGGGTCCATCCAGGCCACCCTGACATTCCGCCTGCCCTACTGTGGGCCCAACAAGGTGGATTACTTTATCTGTGACATCCCTGCAGTATTGAGACTGGCCTGTGCAGACACAACTGTCAATGAGCGTGTGACTTTTGTGGACATCGGGGTAGTGGCTGCCAGTTGCTTCATGTTAATCCTGCTCTCCTATGCCAACATAGTCCACGCCATCCTGCAGATACACACTGCTGATGGGCGGCGCCGAGCCTTCTCCACCTGCGGCTCCCACCTAACCGTGGTTACAGTCTACTATGTCCCCTGTACTTTCATCTACCTTCGGGCTGGCTCCAAGAGTCCCCTGGATGGGGCAGTGGCTGTGTTTTACACTGTTGTCACCCCATTTCTGAACCCCCTCATCTACACACTGAGGAACCAGGAAGTGAAGTCTGCTCTGAAAAGACTAGCCTCAGGTAGAGGGGCTGGGAGTGAAAATAAGTAA
- the LOC102188861 gene encoding olfactory receptor 10G2-like: MGKTSNTSLDSVMTDFILLGLSHPPRLRILLFLVFFIIYILTQLGNLLILLTVWADPKLHTRPMYILLGVLSFLDMWLSSVIVPRIILNFTPASKRIPFGGCVAQLYFFHFLGSTQCFLYTLMAYDRYLAICQPLHYPMLMNGRLCTILVAGTWVAGSIHGSIQATLTFRLPYCGPNKVDYFFCDIPAVLRLACADTTVNERVTFVDIGVVAASCFMLILLSYANIVHAILQIHTADGRRRAFSTCGSHLTVVTVYYVPCTFIYLRAGSKSPLDGAVAVFYTVVTPLLNPLIYTLRNQEVKSALKRLASGRGAGSENK; the protein is encoded by the coding sequence ATGGGAAAGACCAGCAACACATCCCTGGACTCTGTGATGACAGATTTCATTCTCCTGGGCTTATCTCACCCCCCGAGGCTGAGGATTCTTCTCTTCTTGGTCTTCTTCATCATTTACATCCTAACTCAGCTGGGCAACCTCCTCATTTTGCTCACTGTATGGGCTGACCCAAAGCTCCACACTCGCCCCATGTACATCCTCCTGGGCGTGCTCTCATTCCTGGACATGTGGCTCTCCTCCGTCATCGTTCCTCGAATTATTCTAAACTTTACTCCCGCCAGCAAAAGAATCCCGTTTGGGGGCTGTGTGGCTCAactgtatttctttcatttcctggGCAGCACTCAGTGCTTCCTCTACACCTTGATGGCCTATGACAGGTACCTGGCAATATGCCAGCCCCTGCACTACCCCATGCTCATGAATGGGAGGTTATGCACCATCCTTGTGGCTGGAACTTGGGTGGCTGGCTCCATTCATGGGTCCATCCAGGCCACCCTGACATTCCGCCTGCCCTACTGTGGGCCCAACAAGGTGGATTATTTTTTCTGTGACATCCCTGCAGTATTGAGACTGGCCTGTGCAGACACAACTGTCAATGAGCGTGTGACTTTTGTGGACATCGGGGTAGTGGCTGCCAGTTGCTTCATGTTAATCCTGCTCTCCTATGCCAACATAGTCCACGCCATCCTGCAGATACACACTGCTGATGGGCGGCGCCGAGCCTTCTCCACCTGCGGCTCCCACCTAACCGTGGTTACAGTCTACTATGTCCCCTGTACTTTCATCTACCTTCGGGCTGGCTCCAAGAGTCCCCTGGATGGGGCAGTGGCTGTGTTTTACACCGTTGTCACTCCATTACTGAACCCCCTCATCTACACACTGAGGAACCAGGAAGTGAAGTCTGCTCTGAAAAGACTAGCCTCAGGTAGAGGGGCTGGGAGTGAAAATAAGTAA